CGCCGGCGCGCTGGCCGCCGACTGGCGTGACCCGGCCGCGGCCACCCCGCCCGCCTGGTCGGGCGAGCCGGCCTGGACCGTCGAGGTCGCCGACCCGCAGCGCTGCGACCGGTTCTCCATGATCGCGATGGAGGGCCTGGACCCGGCCGCGCCCAGCCCGTGGTGGCTGCGTCGCCGGCTGGCCCAGTCGGGCATCCGCTCCATCTCACTGGCCGTCGACGTCACCAACCTGGTGATGGTCGAGCTCGGCCAGCCGATGCACGCCTTCGACCGGGCCGCCGTCCGCGGGCCGATCGGGGTGCGCACGGCGGCCGCCGGCGAGCGGCTGACCACCCTGGACGGCGTCGACCGCGCGCTGGACCCCGACGACCTGCTGATCACCGACGAGAGCGGCCCGATCGGCCTGGCCGGGGTGATGGGCGGCCGGTCCACCGAGATCGGCGACGGCACCACCGCGGTGCTGCTGGAGGCCGCGCACTGGGAGCCCACCGGCATCGCCCGCGGCGTCCGCCGGCATAAGCTGCCCAGCGAGGCGGCCAAGCGCTTCGAGCGCGGCACCGACCCCGACGTCACCGTCGTCGCGCTGGCCCGGGCCGCGGCCCTGCTGGCCGAGTACGGCGGCGCCACCGTGGTCGGCGGCGTCGTGGACGTCGACGCGCGTACCCCGCGCCCGGAGATCTCCCTGGCCGTCGACCGGCCCAGCCGCACCGCGGGCATCCCGATCAGCACCGACCAGGTCGTGGACGCCCTGCGCACGGTGGGCGCCTCCGTCGAGCTGTCGGGCGACCGGCTGCTCGTCGTCCCGCCGTCCTGGCGCCCGGACCTCACCGACCCGGCCGACCTGGTCGAGGAGGTCGTCCGGGCCGTCGGCTACGACGAGATCCCCTCGGTGCTGCCCACCGTGCCCCCGGGCCGCGGGCTCACCGCCACCCAGCGCCGCCGGCGCTCGATCGGCCGCGCGCTGGCCGAGGCCGGGTACGTGGAGGCGCCGTCCTACCCGTTCCTGGGCGCCCGGGTGCTCGACTCCCTCGGCCTGCCCGACGACGACCCGCGCCGGGACGTCGTCACCCTGCGCAACCCGCTCTCGGAGCAGGAGCCGTCGCTGCGCACCACGCTGCTGCCGGGCCTGCTGGCCACCCTGGCCCGCAACCTGGGCCGGGGCCAGCGCGACCTGGCCGTCTTCGAGCACGGCGCGGTGTTCCCCGCCGGTGACGGCGCGGTCGCCCCGCTGCCCG
This sequence is a window from Geodermatophilaceae bacterium NBWT11. Protein-coding genes within it:
- a CDS encoding phenylalanine--tRNA ligase subunit beta, translated to MKVPVSWLSEHVDLPAGTGVTELEDVFVRQGLEVEDVLRAPVTTGPLVVGRVLEIEELTGFKKPIRYCQVDVGNPEPQGIVCGARNFAVGDLVVVALPGAVLPGDFAIAARTTYDHVSDGMICSSRELGVGEDHDGILVLGTDGIAPGTPAAGVVGLDDVVFDLEVTTDRGYCMAIRGIAREVAGALAADWRDPAAATPPAWSGEPAWTVEVADPQRCDRFSMIAMEGLDPAAPSPWWLRRRLAQSGIRSISLAVDVTNLVMVELGQPMHAFDRAAVRGPIGVRTAAAGERLTTLDGVDRALDPDDLLITDESGPIGLAGVMGGRSTEIGDGTTAVLLEAAHWEPTGIARGVRRHKLPSEAAKRFERGTDPDVTVVALARAAALLAEYGGATVVGGVVDVDARTPRPEISLAVDRPSRTAGIPISTDQVVDALRTVGASVELSGDRLLVVPPSWRPDLTDPADLVEEVVRAVGYDEIPSVLPTVPPGRGLTATQRRRRSIGRALAEAGYVEAPSYPFLGARVLDSLGLPDDDPRRDVVTLRNPLSEQEPSLRTTLLPGLLATLARNLGRGQRDLAVFEHGAVFPAGDGAVAPLPGVDRRPDDETLAALLGAVPVQPWHVGVVLAGTREPRGWWGPGRPAVWADAVQAARLVADAAGVELTVRAAEHAPWHPGRCAELLVGEAVVGHAGELHPRVCAALELPPRTSAMELDVDALPDKAVAQGPHVASFPPVRMDAALVVPAEHPEATVRAALAAGAGELLEDLRLFDVYTGSQVAEGQRSLAYAFVFRAPDRTLTGEEAQAAFDAAVESARAATGAVLRG